DNA sequence from the Butyricimonas faecalis genome:
AAGATTTTATTGTTTATCAGCCCAAACAAGAGTCCGGAAAGTACGATATAGTCATTCGTGCAGAAGATTTTCGAGGTCACATGGTAAAGGAACGTGTTTGGGAAAATATAGACGCGATTACTACATCCAAACTGGATGCTTCTGAGTTTGAATTTGTTTGTGATAATATTGTAACTAGTGAAAAGGATAAAATTGGTTTACAGTATTTGTTTGATGGAGATACAAAAGGAACAACTTGGTGGGATGAAGAAGAATTTGATCGTTTCCATTTTTATTCATTTTTGGCAGGTCCAAACGCGGCGGGAGAAAATGCTCATCCAATGTATGTTGATATGAAGAAGAATAGGTTGACGGCTCAATTAAGAATATATTGTATGCTTGGGTATATGAGTGGTAAGGGACCGGATTTTTCTGCTCCCGTATATTCAAAAGCGGAAACCGCGGGTATATGGTATGGATATTATGAGAATATGTTGCCTTGTAAAGTGACCGTTTATGGGTGTAAGGATGATGGTAATAGTGATTGGGAGAGTAAAGCATGGGAGAAAATAGGCAATTTTGAAGAATCTCCGAAATTAGCACAATCTTTACGTTGGACTCGGAATGCAGCGGGAAGTATGTACAATTATGTTCGTCTCGCTAATAAGGTTGCCATGGAAGAGTGTGATCCGTCTTATTTGGCGATAGATTTTGATGCAGAACAGGGAGAGGGATATCGATATTTGAAAATCGTGATTGATGACGTATTTGATCTGCCATGGAATCC
Encoded proteins:
- a CDS encoding DUF4959 domain-containing protein yields the protein MKKIIYVLVAIFIAACSKSEDSTFLTDISEDVFSFKPIAGGAIMHYNLPADPEIMGICVRYKDAFGSDMLRSASSICDSIILIGFNEAQSNVPAVVTLCRRDGVESNPINITFGTKDSGPVAFMNNVQVKSGWNGFTVTYNNPENSKGMAHVFYLGINPRTNEPDTILISSFNLEEGEDFIVYQPKQESGKYDIVIRAEDFRGHMVKERVWENIDAITTSKLDASEFEFVCDNIVTSEKDKIGLQYLFDGDTKGTTWWDEEEFDRFHFYSFLAGPNAAGENAHPMYVDMKKNRLTAQLRIYCMLGYMSGKGPDFSAPVYSKAETAGIWYGYYENMLPCKVTVYGCKDDGNSDWESKAWEKIGNFEESPKLAQSLRWTRNAAGSMYNYVRLANKVAMEECDPSYLAIDFDAEQGEGYRYLKIVIDDVFDLPWNPSDINQRNGLEYVAMQELEIYTD